Proteins co-encoded in one Sulfurimonas sp. HSL1-2 genomic window:
- the trmA gene encoding tRNA (uridine(54)-C5)-methyltransferase TrmA encodes MECRHFGRCGSCRWYEEGYEGQLSKKTEEIRALFAPLYTGTFDIARSAPEGYRARAEFKVWHVGDTMHYAMNSIDRDGVVLLEECPMVTSAIQALMWPLLDALNAAPEMGRKLFGMDFLAGRDGDIAVSMLYHRKLDESWKAQAAELAERFGISIIGRSRKQKEVVGKDHVIESVDIGERTYRFKQIENSFTQPNPGVNAQMIGWALRQFEGLGGDLLELYCGAGNFTIPFASRFERVLATEISKSSIHAAKTNMELNDVHNIDFVRMSAEEFVQALDGVRAFNRMTGIDLPSYRLDTIFVDPPRAGMDEASCDFAARHEHILYISCNPETLKRDLEYLTRTHRIEAMAMFDQFPYTHHMEMGVRLRRA; translated from the coding sequence ATGGAGTGTAGGCATTTCGGCCGTTGCGGCAGCTGCCGCTGGTATGAAGAGGGGTATGAGGGGCAGCTGAGCAAGAAAACAGAAGAGATCAGAGCCCTGTTCGCGCCGCTCTATACGGGGACGTTCGATATCGCACGCTCCGCACCGGAGGGGTACCGTGCCCGCGCCGAGTTCAAGGTGTGGCACGTCGGCGACACCATGCATTACGCGATGAACTCCATCGACCGCGACGGTGTCGTCCTCCTTGAAGAGTGCCCGATGGTCACGTCTGCTATCCAGGCCCTGATGTGGCCGCTGCTCGATGCGCTCAACGCCGCTCCCGAGATGGGACGCAAACTCTTCGGAATGGATTTCCTCGCCGGCCGCGACGGGGACATCGCCGTCTCCATGCTCTACCACCGCAAACTTGACGAGAGCTGGAAGGCGCAGGCGGCAGAGCTGGCTGAACGTTTCGGTATCAGTATCATCGGCCGCAGCCGGAAGCAGAAAGAGGTCGTCGGGAAGGATCACGTCATCGAGTCTGTCGATATCGGTGAGAGGACCTACCGCTTCAAGCAGATCGAGAACAGCTTTACCCAGCCCAACCCCGGCGTCAATGCCCAGATGATCGGATGGGCGTTGAGACAGTTTGAGGGGCTCGGAGGCGACCTGCTGGAGCTTTACTGCGGGGCGGGGAATTTTACCATTCCCTTCGCTTCCCGGTTCGAGCGTGTCCTGGCGACGGAGATCTCCAAATCCTCCATCCATGCGGCGAAAACGAACATGGAGCTTAACGACGTCCATAACATCGATTTTGTGCGCATGAGCGCCGAGGAGTTCGTCCAGGCCCTTGACGGGGTGAGGGCATTCAACCGGATGACGGGAATCGACCTGCCGAGCTACCGCCTCGACACGATCTTCGTCGACCCGCCCCGTGCCGGTATGGACGAGGCCTCATGCGATTTCGCGGCCCGCCACGAGCACATACTCTACATCTCCTGCAACCCCGAGACGCTCAAACGCGACCTGGAGTACCTGACGCGCACGCACCGTATCGAAGCGATGGCGATGTTCGATCAGTTCCCGTATACGCACCATATGGAGATGGGCGTGCGGTTGAGACGCGCTTAG
- a CDS encoding DUF4395 family protein has product MAQACPINFTTADNTVSRIVSLLATGMVALFFVTGAQPWLYALGADLLVRLYGNKQYSPLYQLAAALKRLMHLATQKVDGAAKSVAGHFGLLFVLLMIAAASFGLQAMLVAVAAVYVVCLLMDVIFNFCVGCKVYYLYRLIFREE; this is encoded by the coding sequence ATGGCGCAGGCTTGTCCCATTAATTTCACTACGGCTGATAATACGGTCAGTCGGATCGTTTCCCTGCTGGCGACGGGGATGGTGGCACTTTTTTTCGTGACGGGTGCACAGCCGTGGCTCTATGCGCTCGGGGCGGACTTGTTGGTACGTCTTTACGGCAACAAGCAGTACAGTCCGCTCTACCAGCTGGCTGCGGCACTCAAGCGTCTTATGCATCTGGCGACACAGAAAGTTGACGGTGCGGCGAAGAGCGTGGCGGGGCATTTCGGACTCCTGTTCGTCCTGCTGATGATCGCGGCAGCCTCTTTCGGTCTGCAGGCGATGCTGGTCGCAGTGGCCGCTGTCTATGTCGTCTGTCTGCTGATGGACGTGATTTTCAACTTCTGTGTCGGCTGCAAGGTCTACTACCTGTACCGGCTCATCTTCAGGGAGGAATAA
- a CDS encoding Rrf2 family transcriptional regulator, translating to MAGISSKGVYALAAMHVLSHAPQQRAMQIREIAAMTSISHGYLEQILSGLRRAGLVTSIRGAAGGYQLAGRASEITVLEILEALEGPLCQTEGNVGSSVILEAFWGSMNEKIRALFDMKLADIDQLYQPYHYSI from the coding sequence ATGGCGGGAATCTCATCCAAAGGGGTCTACGCCCTTGCTGCGATGCATGTGCTTTCGCATGCACCCCAGCAGCGTGCGATGCAGATACGCGAGATCGCAGCGATGACGTCGATCTCCCACGGTTACCTTGAACAGATTCTTTCCGGTCTGCGCCGGGCGGGGCTTGTCACGAGTATCCGCGGTGCGGCAGGCGGGTACCAGCTCGCCGGACGCGCATCGGAAATCACGGTGCTCGAGATCCTGGAAGCACTTGAAGGCCCCCTGTGCCAGACGGAAGGGAATGTCGGTTCCAGTGTCATCCTTGAGGCCTTTTGGGGCAGCATGAATGAGAAGATCCGGGCACTGTTCGATATGAAACTTGCCGATATCGACCAGCTCTACCAGCCCTATCACTATTCCATTTGA
- a CDS encoding Hpt domain-containing protein — protein MPYLSILLTLLGVGLMVGLVSVVVTRMRNRRHLSSMRDEVELAKYAEKKPATKPKVMKGAQPDVGIRVLRSEHATTDAREEAPSTQSGAALEKAPAIKVVSEHPAAPFVPRHYPPFSNARAMAEFGLSQEEADGFTGELIAQIEAEIADLEVAVTARDSEQLEEVLHKLKGSTSNLGEGGITTLLSDFNDYVKEGTDPDTIDDYVANLHYYLAELKKAFPS, from the coding sequence ATGCCCTACCTCTCCATTTTGCTGACCCTCCTCGGTGTCGGATTGATGGTCGGCCTGGTCTCTGTCGTGGTGACCCGGATGCGCAACCGCCGTCATCTTTCGTCCATGCGGGATGAGGTTGAGCTTGCGAAATATGCAGAAAAGAAACCTGCAACGAAACCCAAGGTTATGAAGGGTGCCCAACCGGATGTGGGGATCAGGGTGTTGCGTTCAGAGCATGCAACAACCGATGCACGTGAGGAAGCCCCTTCAACGCAGAGCGGGGCAGCCCTTGAAAAGGCCCCGGCGATCAAGGTGGTATCCGAACATCCCGCAGCCCCATTTGTCCCGCGCCACTACCCGCCTTTCAGCAACGCGCGGGCCATGGCGGAGTTCGGATTGTCGCAGGAGGAGGCTGACGGCTTCACCGGCGAACTGATCGCCCAGATCGAGGCGGAGATCGCAGACCTGGAAGTTGCCGTCACCGCGCGGGACAGCGAACAGCTTGAAGAGGTGCTTCATAAGCTCAAAGGCTCGACGTCCAACCTGGGGGAGGGGGGCATCACCACGCTGCTTTCCGATTTCAACGACTATGTCAAAGAGGGGACGGACCCCGACACCATCGACGACTACGTCGCGAACCTGCACTATTACCTGGCAGAACTCAAAAAAGCCTTCCCCTCCTAG
- the recO gene encoding recombination protein RecO, with protein sequence MQGFIIRLQRVKDEDLILAILTQERLETLYRFYGARHGTINLGHMIDFEIEHSLKSSIGRVYDVIHLGFPWLLDPARTRLWHYFISLFYPHLRESEETGGFYFALLKDAAERWGTQNPKRVAVEAYARLLRYEGRTPDRKHCFFCENRIHDPSVSLIRAFQYAHTDCAHRSAVDKHAADELLKNQSALFLSDEEIDTLWTTLLEGL encoded by the coding sequence GTGCAAGGATTCATCATTCGACTTCAACGCGTGAAGGACGAAGATCTTATATTGGCCATTTTGACACAGGAACGCTTAGAGACCCTTTACCGGTTTTACGGGGCACGCCACGGGACGATCAATCTCGGGCATATGATCGATTTCGAGATCGAACACTCCCTCAAATCCTCGATCGGCAGGGTCTACGATGTCATCCACCTCGGCTTTCCCTGGCTGCTTGATCCGGCACGGACGCGGCTGTGGCACTACTTCATCTCGCTCTTCTATCCCCATCTGCGCGAATCCGAAGAGACCGGCGGCTTCTATTTCGCGCTGCTCAAAGATGCCGCGGAGCGCTGGGGAACGCAGAATCCCAAACGCGTCGCCGTCGAAGCCTACGCCCGCCTGCTCCGCTATGAAGGGCGAACACCGGACCGAAAACACTGTTTTTTCTGCGAGAACCGTATCCACGACCCTTCCGTCAGCCTGATCCGGGCCTTCCAGTATGCCCATACCGACTGTGCGCACCGCAGCGCCGTCGACAAACATGCCGCGGACGAACTGCTCAAAAACCAGAGCGCCCTCTTTTTGAGTGACGAAGAGATCGACACGCTCTGGACGACACTCCTTGAAGGTCTCTAG
- the gltB gene encoding glutamate synthase large subunit, which produces MLKKVNRVEYSDLLRSFKDNCGFGLIANIDNRASHETLERAITALERMMHRGAIAADGKTGDGSGLLLSMPTAFMRKVAMENGVELPEMYAVATVFTRVKKHLEVLSDTCAQNDLKVILKREVPVDDNALGQQALDTKPYIYHVFIVPNSIMATQRFDALLYLSRKETEHALEHDEDFYIPSMSSRVISFKGLVMPTHIKEFYKDFQDPDFKISFSLFHQRFSTNTLPKWRLAQPFRAVAHNGEINSVEANRFNVRVKSESIKSEIYTKKELDRLLPILQPGASDSASADNFFEFLIANGMDFFKAARAVIPAPWQNAPHMDPDLRAFYEYHSTVFEAWDGPAAFSLTDGRYIGCVLDRNGLRPSKYIITHDDTLLITSEYGVIDLAEENIKERGRLQSGEMIGLDLKFGKVLKNAEINDYLKASQPYMKWLNEHMVYLQEHVEEQYSAHCVLDKESLVSRQRYFNITEEVIEQVIEPMIRDGKEAVGSMGDDTPLAAFSNKQRNFSDYFKQKFAQVTNPPIDPIREKVVMSLNTGFGETHNILDELPSHAHRLKAISPIITFEKLEVLKSYGNENSPRFQPFYKNATFSTAFEGELKPALEALVKTVTKAVKKDGVRIVILEDSGLDATHRTIPMLMAIGRLNSALLEAGVRHLVSLVAVSSEVIDSHGAATLIAYGASAVFPELLFTTAVNMVETSKPLSDIPCSEALKSVHGALNAGLLKIMSKMGISTIASYRNSGLFDILGLSREIVDDCFGDSHCLVPGLGYEDIDARLKKAHEEAYDDLGFNSIFPLKIGGFYKFYNGQEYHDFGPQVIHAIHALSKSGDPKDFERLKNVINTRGQKFIRDFFELKSDRAPIDISEVESAEAITKRFSSAAMSLGSISPEAHQCIAEAMNTIGGQSNSGEGGEDAARFKTVLNSKIKQVASGRFGVTPAYLRSAEEIQIKVAQGAKPGEGGQLPGHKVSALIARLRHTVPGVTLISPPPHHDIYSIEDLAQLIYDLKQVNPDAKISVKLVSTAGVGTIAAGVAKAYADKIIISGGDGGTGAAPLTSIKFAGNPWELGLSEAHNALKANDLRKMVHVQTDGGLKTGLDVIKAALLGAESYAFGTGVLAIVGCKMLRICHVNKCSVGIATQNEKLRKEYYKGTVAQIVNYFKLLAEDIRGYMAQMGYKKLDELIGRSDLLKVIDDEFAKKFDFGNVLHREPGVDTCQVASNEPFDDNAFEKEVLEEVRSAIKHPEHPVRVVRDICNLNRSFGARVSGEVARYYGDAGLADGTIDIRLKGVAGQAFGAFLINGVNLTLEGVANDYIGKGMHGGKIVIKSAHEGGNFSGGGNTCLYGATGGKLYVNAAVGERFAVRNSGALAIVEGTGDSPCEYMTGGIVVILGKTGVNFGAGMTGGIAFVFDEDHNFIENVNRELVEAIRIDTDDGDEARHYLKRLLKDYINETGSSKARVILENFRTEIRNFWLVRPKNLTKLPLNQEKGD; this is translated from the coding sequence ATGCTTAAAAAGGTGAACCGAGTGGAATATTCTGACCTGTTACGATCTTTTAAAGACAACTGCGGTTTCGGCCTGATTGCCAATATCGACAACCGGGCGTCCCATGAGACGCTCGAGCGTGCCATTACGGCACTTGAGCGGATGATGCACCGCGGTGCGATCGCCGCAGACGGCAAAACCGGGGACGGGAGCGGACTGCTCCTCTCCATGCCGACGGCATTCATGCGCAAAGTGGCGATGGAAAACGGGGTGGAACTCCCTGAAATGTACGCGGTCGCGACCGTCTTTACCCGCGTCAAAAAGCACCTGGAAGTCCTCAGCGATACCTGTGCGCAGAACGACCTCAAGGTCATTCTCAAGCGGGAAGTTCCGGTGGACGACAATGCGCTCGGCCAGCAGGCGCTGGATACGAAGCCGTACATCTATCACGTCTTTATCGTCCCGAACTCCATCATGGCGACGCAGCGTTTCGATGCGCTGCTCTACCTGAGCCGCAAAGAGACGGAACACGCCCTGGAACACGACGAGGATTTCTACATCCCCTCCATGTCTTCACGCGTCATCTCCTTCAAGGGCCTGGTGATGCCGACGCACATCAAGGAGTTCTACAAGGATTTCCAGGACCCCGATTTCAAGATCTCCTTCTCCCTGTTCCATCAGCGTTTCTCTACGAATACGCTTCCAAAATGGCGCCTGGCCCAGCCGTTCCGCGCCGTGGCGCACAACGGTGAGATCAACTCCGTCGAGGCGAACCGTTTCAACGTCCGCGTCAAATCCGAATCGATCAAAAGCGAGATCTATACGAAAAAAGAGCTCGACCGCCTGCTGCCGATTCTGCAGCCGGGTGCATCCGACAGTGCGAGTGCCGACAACTTCTTCGAATTCCTTATCGCCAACGGCATGGACTTCTTCAAAGCGGCCCGCGCCGTCATCCCGGCACCGTGGCAGAACGCGCCGCATATGGACCCGGATCTGCGCGCCTTCTACGAGTACCACTCCACCGTCTTTGAAGCCTGGGACGGTCCGGCGGCCTTCTCGCTGACCGACGGGCGCTATATCGGCTGTGTCCTCGACCGTAACGGCCTGCGCCCCTCCAAGTACATCATCACCCATGACGATACCCTGCTCATCACCAGCGAATACGGTGTCATCGACCTGGCTGAAGAGAACATCAAAGAGCGCGGCCGTCTGCAGTCGGGCGAAATGATCGGTCTTGACCTCAAATTCGGTAAGGTTCTCAAGAACGCGGAGATCAATGACTACCTCAAGGCCTCACAGCCCTATATGAAGTGGCTCAACGAGCATATGGTCTACCTGCAGGAGCATGTCGAAGAGCAGTACAGTGCGCACTGCGTTCTTGACAAGGAGAGCCTGGTCAGCCGCCAGCGCTACTTCAATATTACCGAAGAGGTGATCGAGCAGGTGATCGAGCCGATGATCCGCGACGGCAAGGAAGCGGTCGGCTCCATGGGGGATGACACGCCGTTGGCGGCTTTCAGCAACAAGCAGCGCAATTTCAGCGACTACTTCAAGCAGAAGTTCGCCCAGGTCACGAACCCGCCGATCGACCCGATCCGGGAGAAAGTGGTCATGAGCCTCAACACCGGTTTCGGTGAGACGCACAACATCCTCGACGAACTGCCGTCGCATGCGCACCGCCTCAAGGCGATTTCGCCGATCATTACCTTTGAGAAACTCGAGGTCCTCAAATCCTACGGTAATGAAAATTCGCCGCGTTTCCAGCCGTTCTATAAGAATGCAACCTTCTCAACGGCCTTCGAAGGCGAGTTGAAACCGGCCCTCGAGGCGCTGGTGAAAACCGTCACGAAAGCGGTCAAGAAGGATGGGGTACGGATCGTCATCCTTGAAGACAGCGGTCTGGATGCCACCCACCGTACCATTCCGATGCTGATGGCCATCGGGCGCCTCAACAGCGCCCTGCTCGAAGCCGGTGTCCGTCACCTGGTCTCCCTGGTTGCCGTCTCTTCGGAGGTGATCGACTCCCACGGTGCGGCAACGCTGATCGCCTACGGGGCCAGCGCAGTCTTCCCGGAGCTGCTCTTCACCACCGCCGTGAATATGGTCGAGACAAGCAAGCCGCTCTCGGATATCCCCTGCAGTGAAGCGCTCAAGTCCGTTCACGGCGCCCTGAACGCCGGCCTGCTCAAAATCATGTCCAAAATGGGGATCTCTACGATTGCGTCGTATCGCAACTCCGGCCTCTTCGATATCCTGGGGCTGAGCCGCGAGATTGTCGACGACTGTTTCGGCGATTCACACTGCCTTGTACCGGGTCTGGGCTATGAAGATATCGATGCCCGCCTGAAAAAAGCGCATGAAGAGGCGTATGACGATCTCGGTTTCAACAGCATCTTCCCGCTCAAGATCGGGGGCTTCTACAAGTTCTACAACGGGCAGGAGTACCATGACTTCGGTCCGCAGGTCATCCATGCCATCCACGCACTGAGCAAGTCGGGCGATCCGAAGGATTTCGAACGCCTCAAAAACGTCATCAATACCCGCGGCCAGAAATTCATCCGCGACTTCTTCGAACTCAAATCCGACCGCGCGCCTATCGACATCAGCGAGGTCGAATCGGCCGAAGCGATCACAAAGCGCTTCAGCTCCGCGGCGATGAGCCTCGGCTCCATCTCCCCCGAGGCGCACCAGTGTATCGCCGAGGCGATGAACACCATCGGCGGGCAGTCCAACTCCGGGGAAGGCGGGGAGGACGCTGCGCGTTTCAAAACCGTGCTCAACTCCAAGATCAAGCAGGTCGCATCGGGCCGCTTCGGCGTCACGCCGGCCTACCTGCGTTCGGCCGAAGAGATCCAGATCAAGGTTGCCCAGGGGGCGAAACCGGGCGAGGGCGGTCAGCTGCCGGGCCACAAGGTTTCGGCACTTATCGCACGCCTGCGCCACACCGTACCGGGTGTCACCCTGATCTCGCCGCCGCCGCACCACGATATCTACTCTATCGAGGACCTGGCGCAGCTCATCTATGACCTCAAACAGGTCAACCCGGACGCGAAGATCTCCGTCAAGCTCGTCTCTACGGCGGGTGTCGGTACAATCGCCGCGGGCGTTGCCAAGGCCTATGCCGACAAGATCATCATCTCCGGCGGCGACGGCGGTACCGGGGCGGCACCGCTCACCTCGATCAAGTTTGCCGGTAACCCGTGGGAGCTCGGCCTCTCCGAAGCGCACAACGCGCTCAAAGCCAACGACCTGCGCAAGATGGTCCACGTCCAGACGGACGGCGGGCTCAAGACCGGACTCGACGTTATCAAAGCGGCGCTGCTCGGGGCGGAATCCTATGCTTTCGGTACAGGTGTCCTGGCGATTGTCGGCTGTAAAATGCTGCGGATCTGCCACGTCAACAAATGTTCCGTCGGGATCGCGACGCAGAACGAGAAACTGCGCAAAGAGTACTATAAAGGTACCGTGGCGCAGATCGTCAACTACTTCAAACTGCTGGCCGAGGATATCCGCGGATACATGGCGCAGATGGGGTACAAGAAACTCGACGAGCTCATCGGCCGCAGCGACCTGCTCAAAGTGATCGACGACGAGTTCGCGAAGAAGTTCGACTTCGGCAACGTCCTGCACCGCGAACCGGGTGTCGATACCTGCCAGGTGGCATCCAACGAGCCGTTCGACGACAACGCCTTTGAAAAAGAGGTCCTCGAGGAGGTCCGCAGCGCGATCAAGCATCCGGAACACCCGGTCCGCGTCGTCCGCGATATCTGCAACCTCAACCGCAGCTTCGGTGCCCGTGTTTCCGGTGAAGTCGCCCGTTATTACGGCGACGCCGGCCTCGCGGACGGTACGATCGACATCCGCCTCAAAGGGGTGGCGGGACAGGCGTTCGGTGCCTTCCTGATCAACGGCGTCAACCTGACCCTTGAAGGCGTGGCGAACGACTACATCGGTAAAGGGATGCACGGCGGAAAAATCGTCATCAAGTCCGCCCATGAAGGCGGTAACTTCAGCGGCGGCGGTAACACCTGTCTGTACGGTGCGACGGGCGGTAAGCTCTACGTCAATGCCGCCGTCGGCGAACGTTTCGCGGTCCGTAACTCCGGTGCGCTCGCGATCGTCGAAGGGACCGGTGACAGCCCGTGTGAATACATGACCGGCGGTATCGTCGTTATCCTCGGCAAGACCGGTGTCAACTTCGGTGCGGGTATGACGGGCGGGATCGCCTTTGTCTTCGACGAGGACCACAACTTCATCGAGAACGTCAACCGTGAACTCGTCGAAGCGATCCGCATCGATACCGACGACGGCGACGAGGCCCGCCATTACCTGAAGCGCCTCCTCAAAGACTATATCAACGAAACGGGCAGTTCGAAAGCGCGTGTGATCCTGGAGAACTTCCGTACGGAGATCCGCAACTTCTGGCTTGTTCGTCCGAAAAACCTGACCAAGCTGCCGCTCAACCAGGAAAAGGGAGACTAA
- a CDS encoding glutamate synthase subunit beta, translating to MREFLTIGRIDPSKRLVVDRVKDFKEIYEVFSKNEAGAQSDRCVQCGDPYCLNKCPLHNYIPQWLKAVAENDLEFAFKLSNEPSPFPEVMGRVCPQDRLCEGDCTLNDGHGAITIGAVEAFINEEGFKAGLKPQFPGITTDKKVAIIGSGPAGLSAATYLLRSGIAVTMYERADRAGGLMTYGIPNFKLDKKIVDRRVKLLEEAGMTLVLNCEVGKDVTFEEIVDGHDAIFVGIGATKGKTARITGEKAPNVYMAMQYLTAIQKKNFKRAYDKQFEFKDLDVVVIGGGDTAMDCVRTAKREGARSVKCLYRRDAYNMPGSQKEYKNAMEEGVDFQFQASPKQILVDENGRAVGVEMVKTVLGAKDESGRQRMEEVKGSDFTVNADVVILALGFDPSVPSFLAENGIETNAWGGIVIDENHQTSTAGIYAGGDCYRGADLVVNAVYDGREAARSIVRSLLK from the coding sequence ATGAGAGAATTTTTGACCATCGGCCGGATCGATCCCAGTAAACGCCTGGTTGTCGACCGTGTCAAAGACTTTAAAGAGATCTACGAAGTATTTTCCAAAAATGAGGCCGGCGCGCAGAGCGACCGCTGTGTCCAGTGCGGGGACCCCTACTGTCTGAACAAGTGCCCGCTGCACAACTATATTCCGCAGTGGCTCAAAGCCGTCGCGGAAAACGACCTGGAGTTTGCCTTCAAACTCTCCAACGAGCCGTCGCCGTTCCCGGAGGTCATGGGGCGCGTCTGTCCGCAGGACCGCCTGTGCGAAGGTGACTGTACCCTCAATGACGGTCACGGCGCCATTACGATCGGTGCGGTCGAGGCGTTTATCAACGAGGAAGGCTTCAAGGCCGGCCTGAAACCCCAGTTCCCGGGGATTACGACGGACAAGAAAGTGGCGATCATCGGTTCCGGCCCTGCCGGCCTTTCGGCTGCTACCTACCTGCTGCGCTCCGGGATCGCCGTCACGATGTACGAACGTGCCGACCGTGCCGGCGGGCTGATGACCTACGGGATCCCGAACTTCAAGCTTGACAAGAAGATCGTCGACCGCCGCGTGAAGCTGCTCGAAGAGGCGGGGATGACACTCGTCCTGAACTGCGAAGTCGGCAAAGACGTGACCTTCGAAGAGATCGTTGACGGTCACGACGCCATCTTTGTCGGCATCGGCGCGACGAAGGGCAAAACCGCGCGCATCACCGGCGAGAAGGCCCCGAACGTCTATATGGCGATGCAGTACCTCACCGCGATCCAGAAGAAGAACTTCAAACGCGCCTATGACAAACAGTTCGAGTTCAAAGATCTCGACGTCGTTGTCATCGGGGGCGGGGATACGGCGATGGACTGTGTCCGTACGGCCAAGCGCGAGGGCGCACGCAGCGTCAAGTGCCTCTACCGCCGTGACGCCTACAACATGCCGGGCAGCCAGAAAGAGTATAAAAACGCGATGGAAGAGGGGGTGGACTTCCAGTTCCAGGCCTCACCGAAGCAGATCCTCGTGGATGAAAACGGCCGCGCCGTCGGCGTCGAGATGGTGAAAACCGTCCTGGGCGCCAAAGACGAGAGCGGTCGCCAGCGCATGGAAGAGGTCAAAGGCAGCGACTTTACGGTCAACGCCGACGTCGTCATCCTCGCCCTCGGTTTCGATCCGTCGGTTCCCTCTTTCCTGGCGGAGAACGGTATCGAGACCAACGCCTGGGGCGGTATCGTCATCGACGAAAACCACCAGACTTCCACGGCGGGCATTTATGCCGGCGGCGACTGCTACCGCGGGGCAGACCTCGTCGTCAACGCCGTCTACGACGGCCGTGAAGCGGCACGTTCCATCGTCAGAAGCCTGCTGAAATAA
- the accD gene encoding acetyl-CoA carboxylase, carboxyltransferase subunit beta yields the protein MNLFNLFGGTSRQQPTKSEAPAHWVKCPSCNSLMYYKEVENQNYVCPKCGHHMRINVDKRIALLADEGSFVEFDAELSPIDPLKFVDKKSYVKRLEEGEKKTGRRSSVVSGECKMNGVNVQLCVFDFAFMGGSLGSVEGEKITRAIHRAIEKKQGVVIVSASGGARMQESTYSLMQMSKTSAALARLGEHKLPFVSVLTDPTMGGVSASFATLGDIIIAEPGSLIGFAGQRVIKQTIGSDLPEGFQRSEFLLEHGSIDMVVNRNELKETIADLIRMMLPASADHDAQ from the coding sequence ATGAATCTTTTCAACCTTTTCGGCGGCACGTCCCGACAGCAGCCTACCAAGAGCGAGGCACCGGCACACTGGGTCAAATGCCCCTCATGCAACTCCCTGATGTACTACAAAGAGGTTGAGAACCAGAACTACGTCTGTCCCAAATGCGGGCACCACATGCGTATCAACGTCGACAAGCGCATTGCGCTGCTCGCCGACGAGGGGAGCTTCGTCGAGTTCGATGCCGAGCTTTCCCCGATCGACCCGCTGAAGTTCGTCGACAAGAAGAGCTACGTCAAGCGCCTCGAAGAGGGGGAAAAGAAGACGGGCCGCCGCTCCTCCGTCGTCAGCGGCGAGTGCAAGATGAACGGAGTGAACGTGCAGCTCTGCGTTTTCGATTTCGCCTTTATGGGGGGATCGCTGGGCTCCGTCGAGGGGGAGAAGATCACCCGTGCCATTCACCGCGCCATCGAAAAGAAGCAGGGCGTCGTCATCGTCAGCGCTTCGGGCGGGGCGCGTATGCAGGAGAGTACCTATTCCCTGATGCAGATGAGCAAGACCTCCGCGGCCCTGGCGCGCCTGGGCGAACATAAACTCCCCTTTGTCTCCGTACTCACTGACCCGACGATGGGCGGGGTCAGCGCGTCTTTTGCGACCCTTGGCGACATCATCATCGCCGAACCGGGCTCGCTCATCGGTTTTGCCGGCCAGCGCGTCATCAAGCAGACGATCGGTTCGGACCTGCCGGAGGGGTTCCAGCGTTCGGAGTTCCTGCTGGAACACGGCTCCATCGATATGGTCGTCAACCGCAACGAGCTTAAAGAGACGATTGCAGACCTGATCCGCATGATGCTGCCCGCTTCGGCTGACCATGACGCGCAGTGA
- a CDS encoding thiamine phosphate synthase has product MTRSEIATFFSTLPSNAIYALCDQALLDAHTLALEPYVDACLRLDVAVIQYRNKDADAETVKANLAQLRGLWDGVLIINDRWQLHALCDGVHVGQDDLRRFGADAAAACAALRKEVGDASIIGLSTHNAEEIAAANGLGIDYIGLGAFRATGTKTDAAVLGEDLDMLAAASVHPVAAIGGVGLDDRFAHARMRVMGSAIVREALRWK; this is encoded by the coding sequence ATGACGCGCAGTGAAATAGCGACTTTTTTTTCCACCCTCCCTTCCAACGCCATCTATGCCCTGTGCGACCAGGCGTTGCTCGACGCCCACACCCTTGCCCTGGAACCCTATGTTGACGCCTGCCTTCGCCTGGATGTCGCCGTGATCCAGTACCGTAACAAGGATGCCGATGCCGAGACGGTCAAAGCGAACCTGGCACAGCTCCGGGGTCTTTGGGACGGGGTGCTGATCATCAACGACCGCTGGCAGCTTCATGCGTTGTGCGACGGGGTCCATGTGGGCCAGGACGATCTGCGCCGTTTCGGGGCGGATGCGGCCGCGGCGTGCGCTGCCCTGCGTAAGGAAGTAGGCGATGCGAGTATCATCGGTCTCTCTACCCATAACGCCGAAGAGATCGCGGCGGCCAACGGGCTCGGGATCGATTACATCGGGCTGGGAGCCTTCAGGGCGACGGGGACCAAGACGGACGCGGCGGTCCTGGGCGAAGACCTGGACATGCTGGCGGCCGCCTCCGTCCACCCGGTAGCAGCCATCGGCGGGGTAGGGCTCGACGACCGCTTTGCCCACGCGCGGATGCGGGTGATGGGCAGCGCGATCGTGCGGGAGGCTTTACGATGGAAGTGA